The following are encoded together in the Cynocephalus volans isolate mCynVol1 chromosome 4, mCynVol1.pri, whole genome shotgun sequence genome:
- the LOC134376355 gene encoding LOW QUALITY PROTEIN: olfactomedin-4-like (The sequence of the model RefSeq protein was modified relative to this genomic sequence to represent the inferred CDS: substituted 1 base at 1 genomic stop codon) encodes MQPVSALLTTLLLQPLMLLPGLLQVQAEGGGITSRSRQPRPGNELESRSPNALASPCKIPDFDVLRLEREKAQELMTQIKAKGGVSEAEDLFHQLQGQVTNASLILKLLADSNQHSFSTHQQEVDVLEGLLRECEREREQEQASTYPGQPLAPGSCAHRGLQKVSKPLMVQLNWRGFSHKSGAXGRDSAPNPGSSLYWVAPLLADGRYFDYYRLCKSYNDLVLQKNYKERNMGYGDGSGNTVYKNIMYFNYYGTNNMAMVNLSSNTLVLQYPLPSATYNNHFSYAHVPWKDLDFAGDEKGLWVLYANEESKGNLVVSRLNASTLEVEKTWHTSQYRPALSGAFMACGVLYTLRSLSTRQEEIFYAFDTTTGQERHLSILLDKILENLQGINYCPSDHKLYVYNDGYLITYDLTFLTLKHKLARPSAKSPSGALASLKPVKLNKCSRI; translated from the exons ATCAAGACAACCACGTCCTGGAAATGAGCTGGAGTCCAGGAGTCCCAATGCCCTGGCTTCCCCCTGCAAGATTCCAGACTTTGATGTGCTGAGACTGGAGCGGGAGAAGGCACAGGAGCTGATGACCCAGATTAAGGCCAAGGGAGGAGTTAGTGAGGCTGAAGACCTCTTCCACCAACTCCAGGGCCAG GTGACTAATGCCAGTCTCATACTCAAGCTTCTGGCTGACTCCAACCAGCACAGCTTCAGCACTCACCAACAGGAGGTGGATGTCCTTGAGGGCCTACTAAGGGAGTGTGAGAGGGAAAGGGAACAAGAACAGGCCTCCACATACCCAGGTCAACCCCTGGCCCCTG GTTCTTGTGCCCATCGAGGCCTCCAAAAAGTCAGCAAACCCCTTATGGTACAGCTCAATTGGAGAGGCTTCTCACACAAGTCAGGTGCCTAGGGCCGAGACTCAGCACCCAATCCAGGCTCTTCCCTTTACTGGGTGGCCCCTCTGCTTGCAGATGGCAG GTACTTTGACTACTACAGGTTGTGCAAGTCCTATAATGACCTGGTGCTGCAGAAGAACTATAAGGAGAGGAACATGGGCTATGGAGATGGCAGTGGCAATACGGTGTACAAAAACATCATGTATTTTAACTACTATGGCACCAACAACATGGCTATGGTGAACCTTTCCTCAAATACCCTAGTACTGCAGTACCCATTGCCCAGTGCCACCTATAATAACCACTTCTCATATGCCCATGTGCCCTGGAAGGACTTGGATTTTGCTGGTGATGAGAAGGGGCTTTGGGTGCTCTATGCCAATGAGGAGAGCAAGGGCAACCTGGTTGTGAGTCGTCTCAATGCCAGCACCCTGGAAGTGGAGAAAACCTGGCACACCAGCCAGTACAGGCCAGCCCTGTCAGGGGCCTTCATGGCCTGTGGAGTGCTCTACACCTTACGTTCGCTGAGCACCCGCCAAGAAGAGATCTTCTATGCTTTCGACACCACCACTGGGCAGGAGCGCCACCTCAGCATCTTGTTGGACAAGATACTAGAAAACCTGCAGGGCATTAATTACTGCCCCTCAGACCACAAGCTCTACGTCTACAATGATGGCTACCTGATAACTTATGATCTCACCTTTCTGACACTGAAGCACAAGCTAGCAAGACCATCAGCCAAAAGTCCCTCTGGGGCTCTTGCTTCACTAAAACCTGTCAAACTCAACAAGTGCTCCAGGATTTGA